Proteins encoded within one genomic window of Pseudomonadales bacterium:
- the rnc gene encoding ribonuclease III: MNRPLSSLQQRLGYLFNDPRLLEEALTHSSHASGSNERLELLGDSVLGFVITEELFNRFKSAREGKLTRLRARLVRGQTLSELAREFELGDYLRLGPGELKSGGFRRDSILADAMEAVIGAIYLEAGFDECRRHLLNWFEPRLSQLSLDDPQKDPKTRLQEHLQARHQPLPDYRVVRVEGKAHAQTFHVECHHPLLAEPALGSGNSRRLAEQMAASTALKQLEAIET; this comes from the coding sequence TTGAACAGACCGCTCTCCAGTCTCCAGCAGCGACTTGGTTATCTGTTCAACGACCCGCGACTGCTCGAAGAGGCATTGACCCACAGCAGCCATGCCAGTGGCAGCAACGAGCGGCTCGAACTGCTGGGTGACTCGGTGCTCGGCTTCGTCATCACCGAGGAGCTGTTCAACCGCTTCAAGAGCGCGCGTGAAGGCAAGCTGACCCGGCTGCGCGCCCGGCTGGTGCGGGGGCAGACCCTCTCGGAGCTGGCGCGGGAGTTCGAACTGGGCGACTACCTGCGGCTGGGACCCGGAGAGCTCAAGAGCGGCGGGTTTCGCCGTGATTCGATTCTGGCCGACGCGATGGAGGCAGTCATTGGCGCCATCTATCTGGAGGCGGGTTTCGATGAGTGCCGCCGTCACCTGCTCAACTGGTTCGAACCGCGGCTGTCGCAACTGTCGCTCGATGATCCGCAGAAGGACCCCAAGACCCGCCTGCAGGAGCATCTGCAGGCCCGGCACCAGCCACTGCCCGACTACCGGGTGGTGCGGGTCGAAGGCAAGGCGCACGCCCAGACCTTCCATGTCGAGTGCCACCATCCGTTGCTGGCAGAACCGGCGCTTGGCAGCGGCAACAGCCGCCGGCTGGCCGAGCAGATGGCGGCCAGCACTGCCCTGAAGCAACTGGAGGCCATCGAAACATGA
- the pdxJ gene encoding pyridoxine 5'-phosphate synthase: MTSTDLLLLGVNIDHVATLRQARGTRYPDPVQAAFEAEEAGADGITLHLREDRRHIQERDVRLIQQLCQTRVNLEMAVTDEMVDFALDLRPAHVCLVPEKRQELTTEGGLDLLAHEARITAAVGRMQAVGIEVSLFIDADPAQIDAAVRCRAKAIELHTGHYAELPAGESSAELQRLQQAATQAHQLGLIVNAGHGLHYHNVEPIAAIAELNELNIGHAIIARALFTGLKQAVRDIKALMRNARRP, translated from the coding sequence ATGACCAGCACTGACCTTCTGCTTCTGGGTGTCAACATCGACCATGTCGCCACCCTGCGCCAGGCGCGTGGCACCCGCTATCCCGATCCGGTGCAGGCCGCGTTCGAGGCCGAGGAGGCGGGTGCCGACGGCATCACCCTCCATCTGCGCGAAGACCGCCGTCACATCCAGGAGCGGGATGTCCGGCTGATCCAGCAGCTCTGCCAGACCCGGGTCAACCTGGAGATGGCGGTGACCGACGAGATGGTCGACTTTGCGCTCGATCTGCGGCCGGCCCATGTCTGCCTGGTGCCGGAAAAACGGCAGGAGCTGACCACCGAGGGTGGGCTCGACCTGCTCGCCCACGAAGCGCGCATCACTGCGGCGGTCGGCCGGATGCAGGCGGTCGGCATCGAGGTGTCGCTGTTCATCGATGCCGATCCGGCGCAGATCGACGCTGCCGTGCGCTGTCGCGCCAAGGCCATCGAACTGCACACCGGCCACTATGCCGAACTCCCTGCTGGCGAGAGCAGTGCCGAACTGCAACGGCTGCAGCAGGCGGCCACCCAAGCCCATCAGCTCGGACTGATCGTCAATGCCGGCCATGGCCTGCACTACCACAACGTCGAGCCGATCGCCGCCATTGCCGAACTCAACGAACTCAACATCGGCCACGCCATCATCGCCCGCGCGCTCTTCACTGGTCTCAAGCAGGCGGTGCGCGACATCAAGGCACTGATGCGCAACGCACGGCGGCCATGA
- the ubiG gene encoding bifunctional 2-polyprenyl-6-hydroxyphenol methylase/3-demethylubiquinol 3-O-methyltransferase UbiG yields the protein MQHANNVDLGEIAKFEALANRWWDPDSEFKPLHDINPLRLNYINERAGLAGKRVVDIGCGGGLLAEGMAVRGAEVLGIDMGEAPLAVAELHRLESQLEGLSYRRVTAEALADEQPAAFDLVTCLEMLEHVPDPLSVIRAAARLVKPGGHLFFSTINRNPKSFLFAIVGAEYLLGLLPRGTHQYTRFIRPAELAGWLRMADLRLDDLTGMVYNPLTRRYRLDRDVDVNYLLHAVKGA from the coding sequence ATGCAGCACGCCAACAATGTCGACCTGGGTGAGATCGCCAAGTTCGAAGCCCTGGCCAACCGCTGGTGGGACCCCGACAGCGAGTTCAAGCCGCTGCATGACATCAATCCGCTGCGGCTCAACTACATCAACGAGCGGGCAGGGCTGGCCGGCAAGCGGGTGGTCGACATCGGCTGCGGCGGCGGCCTGCTGGCGGAGGGGATGGCAGTGCGCGGCGCCGAGGTACTGGGCATCGACATGGGCGAGGCGCCACTGGCGGTGGCTGAGCTGCATCGGCTCGAATCGCAACTGGAAGGGCTGAGCTACCGCCGGGTGACCGCCGAGGCGCTGGCGGATGAGCAGCCGGCCGCCTTTGACCTGGTCACCTGTCTGGAGATGCTCGAGCATGTGCCCGATCCGCTGTCGGTGATTCGGGCCGCGGCCCGGCTGGTGAAGCCGGGCGGTCATCTGTTCTTCTCGACCATCAACCGCAATCCGAAATCCTTTCTGTTCGCCATCGTTGGCGCCGAATATCTGCTGGGTCTGCTGCCGCGCGGCACCCATCAATATACCCGTTTCATCCGCCCGGCCGAGTTGGCCGGCTGGCTCAGAATGGCCGATCTGCGGCTGGATGACCTGACCGGCATGGTCTACAACCCGCTGACCCGGCGCTACCGGCTCGACCGCGATGTCGACGTCAACTATCTGCTCCATGCGGTGAAGGGGGCGTGA
- a CDS encoding xanthine dehydrogenase family protein subunit M, which produces MQPFDYVAPTSLAAATELLKSASSVPTRILAGGTDLLVQMRAGARSTSRVLDIKKIPETSVLEIGTSHLRIGAAISAAQICGHPELRKLFPGVVESIELIGSTQVQGRATPVGNLCNASPGADSVPALVAVGAEARVVSASGERWLPVAELPAAPGRTTLAPEEFVVELRLPLPAARSSDAYLRFTPRAEMDIAVVGVGVALTLDEQGVCRAARAAVGAVAATVLLAPTVADAIIGSKIDDESLARAAQAATRVGNPISDKRGTAEFRRHIAGVLAKRAIRAAAQRAQQQG; this is translated from the coding sequence ATGCAACCTTTCGACTATGTGGCGCCCACTTCACTGGCCGCGGCCACTGAACTCCTCAAGAGCGCCTCATCCGTGCCCACTCGTATCCTGGCCGGCGGGACTGACCTGCTGGTGCAGATGCGTGCCGGCGCGCGCAGCACTTCGCGCGTGCTCGACATCAAGAAGATTCCGGAAACCAGCGTGCTGGAGATCGGCACCAGCCACCTGCGCATCGGTGCGGCCATCAGCGCCGCGCAAATTTGCGGGCATCCCGAGCTGCGCAAGCTGTTTCCCGGCGTGGTGGAGTCTATCGAACTGATCGGTTCGACCCAGGTGCAGGGCCGGGCCACGCCGGTCGGCAACCTCTGCAACGCATCACCCGGTGCCGACAGTGTGCCGGCACTGGTGGCCGTCGGCGCCGAGGCGCGTGTGGTCAGTGCCAGTGGCGAGCGCTGGCTACCGGTGGCCGAGCTGCCCGCTGCGCCAGGACGCACGACGCTGGCGCCGGAGGAGTTCGTCGTCGAACTGCGGCTGCCGCTGCCGGCCGCACGCAGCTCCGATGCCTACCTGCGCTTTACGCCGCGTGCCGAGATGGACATTGCCGTCGTCGGTGTCGGTGTTGCGCTCACCCTGGATGAACAGGGCGTCTGCCGCGCGGCGCGTGCCGCCGTCGGCGCCGTGGCCGCAACGGTACTGCTGGCGCCCACCGTGGCCGACGCCATCATCGGTTCGAAGATCGATGACGAGTCGCTGGCACGGGCCGCCCAGGCCGCCACGCGGGTGGGCAATCCGATCAGCGACAAGCGAGGCACCGCGGAATTCCGCCGCCACATCGCCGGGGTGCTGGCCAAGCGCGCCATCCGCGCCGCGGCACAACGGGCGCAACAACAGGGGTAA
- a CDS encoding holo-ACP synthase → MILGIGTDLVSVARIARLHQRYGDAFSRRILAPSELLELPTAAAPAHFLAKRFAVKEAVVKALGCGFGNGVAPRQIALLHDSAGAPCLQLSGAAAERLAALDAQAQVSLSDERDYALAFVVLSRAPLPV, encoded by the coding sequence ATGATCCTCGGCATCGGCACCGATCTGGTCAGCGTCGCCCGCATCGCCCGGCTGCACCAGCGCTATGGCGATGCCTTTTCCCGGCGCATCCTTGCCCCCAGCGAACTGCTGGAGCTGCCAACCGCTGCGGCACCCGCCCACTTTCTGGCCAAGCGGTTCGCGGTCAAGGAGGCGGTGGTCAAGGCGCTCGGCTGCGGGTTCGGCAATGGCGTGGCACCCCGGCAGATCGCGCTGCTGCATGACAGCGCCGGTGCCCCCTGCCTGCAACTCTCCGGCGCCGCCGCCGAGCGGCTGGCAGCGCTCGATGCCCAGGCACAGGTCTCGCTGAGCGACGAACGTGACTACGCGCTGGCCTTCGTGGTGCTGAGCCGCGCTCCGCTCCCGGTCTGA
- a CDS encoding DUF4845 domain-containing protein, translating to MTTLTRQRGASMLAMLYFLTVTGFLLLLAFRLVPLYLDNSFVAAAVKSLEEVPQISQKSPSEVKNLLMTRFQINNIRNVDGKAVKVEEVDGKLVVDVNYDVAVPIIANVEALVHFKNHFEARRP from the coding sequence ATGACGACACTCACCCGGCAGCGCGGCGCATCGATGCTGGCGATGCTCTATTTTCTGACCGTCACCGGTTTTCTGTTGTTGCTGGCATTCAGGCTGGTACCGCTCTATCTCGACAACTCCTTTGTCGCGGCGGCGGTGAAGTCGCTCGAAGAGGTGCCGCAGATCAGCCAGAAATCGCCCAGTGAAGTGAAAAACCTGCTGATGACCCGCTTTCAGATCAACAACATCCGCAATGTCGACGGCAAGGCGGTGAAGGTCGAGGAGGTCGATGGAAAGCTGGTGGTCGATGTCAACTACGACGTGGCGGTGCCGATCATCGCCAACGTCGAGGCGCTGGTCCATTTCAAGAACCACTTCGAAGCCCGGCGCCCTTGA
- the lepB gene encoding signal peptidase I has translation MNIDLPLILVVGTAVTGLVVLADRLWLAARRQAQATSVAAAPSEPVWVEYSKSFFPVLLIVLVLRSFLFEPFQIPSGSMIPTLEVGDFILVNKYSYGVRLPVVGTKVVAVGDPQRGDVMVFRPPHKPDTNFIKRVIGVGGDTVRYENRRLTINGQPVPQRFVAALPVEAPQLELLQETLGSVSYAIQHTAPLQGRVREWVIPQGYYFVMGDNRDNSSDSRVWGLVPDELVVGKAFVIWMHWPSFWSIPSFGRDGLIH, from the coding sequence ATGAACATCGATCTGCCGCTGATTCTGGTGGTCGGCACCGCCGTGACCGGTCTGGTGGTGCTGGCCGACCGGCTCTGGCTGGCTGCGCGCCGCCAGGCCCAGGCGACATCGGTGGCCGCCGCGCCGAGTGAACCGGTCTGGGTCGAGTATTCGAAATCCTTTTTTCCGGTGCTGCTGATCGTGCTGGTGCTGCGCTCGTTCCTGTTCGAGCCGTTCCAGATTCCCTCCGGTTCGATGATTCCGACGCTCGAAGTGGGCGACTTCATTCTGGTCAACAAGTACAGTTACGGCGTCCGCCTGCCGGTGGTCGGCACCAAGGTGGTTGCGGTGGGTGATCCGCAGCGGGGTGATGTGATGGTGTTCAGGCCGCCGCACAAGCCTGACACCAACTTCATCAAGCGGGTCATCGGCGTGGGTGGCGATACGGTGCGCTACGAGAACCGGCGACTGACGATCAATGGCCAGCCGGTTCCGCAACGGTTCGTCGCCGCCCTGCCGGTCGAGGCGCCGCAGCTCGAACTGCTGCAGGAGACACTCGGCAGCGTCAGCTATGCCATCCAGCACACGGCGCCGCTTCAGGGGCGGGTGCGCGAGTGGGTCATTCCGCAAGGCTACTACTTCGTGATGGGCGACAACCGTGACAACAGCAGCGACAGCCGCGTCTGGGGTCTGGTGCCCGATGAACTGGTGGTGGGCAAGGCGTTCGTGATCTGGATGCACTGGCCGAGCTTCTGGTCGATTCCGAGTTTTGGCCGCGATGGTCTGATTCATTGA
- the recO gene encoding DNA repair protein RecO translates to MTLGSTRPGDGTAEAAFVLHHRPYQEHGQLLDCLTREAGLLRLVARGSRGGSRNGRLLGALLQPFAPLRLAWSGRGELKSLTAAEASGMALTLRGERWWSGCYLNELLLRLLSPFDPHPALFQAYGRTVTALAGDEAVAPLLRRFEWRLLTELGYAISFDHTLDGALQIDVASSYRFDPAVGFIELARHEAASGHDCFSGAILLALAHDRLSESAALQAAKRLNELALAPHLRGRPLQTRALYRRARVALSMGADRDTQGLHDQH, encoded by the coding sequence ATGACACTGGGATCGACCCGTCCCGGAGATGGCACGGCCGAGGCGGCGTTCGTGCTTCACCATCGACCCTATCAGGAGCATGGCCAACTGCTCGACTGCCTGACGCGCGAAGCGGGTCTGCTGCGGCTGGTGGCCCGTGGCAGCCGTGGCGGCAGCAGAAACGGGCGGCTGCTGGGCGCGCTGCTGCAACCCTTCGCACCGCTGCGGCTGGCCTGGAGCGGGCGCGGCGAACTGAAGAGCCTGACCGCCGCCGAAGCCAGCGGCATGGCACTGACCCTGCGCGGCGAACGCTGGTGGAGCGGCTGCTACCTGAACGAGCTCCTGTTGCGGCTGTTGAGTCCATTCGACCCCCATCCGGCGCTGTTCCAGGCCTATGGCCGCACAGTGACCGCGCTGGCTGGTGACGAGGCGGTGGCGCCGCTGCTGCGCCGGTTCGAATGGCGGCTGCTGACCGAACTGGGTTACGCCATCTCCTTCGACCACACCCTGGACGGCGCACTGCAAATCGATGTGGCCAGCAGCTACCGGTTCGACCCGGCCGTGGGTTTCATCGAGTTGGCCCGCCACGAGGCAGCCAGCGGCCATGACTGCTTCAGTGGTGCCATCCTGTTGGCGCTGGCACATGATCGACTGAGCGAGTCGGCAGCGCTGCAGGCGGCAAAAAGGCTGAACGAACTGGCGCTGGCGCCGCACCTGCGCGGGCGTCCCCTGCAAACCCGGGCGCTCTATCGACGTGCCAGAGTGGCGCTGTCGATGGGTGCCGACCGAGACACACAAGGCCTCCATGACCAGCACTGA
- a CDS encoding (2Fe-2S)-binding protein, which translates to MAKQHVSTTINGEAIEFLCEPQQSLLEVLRDELGLTGTKEGCATGDCGACSVQLNGRLICSCLMLGVEAQGQQIGTIEGIAKPHELHPIQQKFLEHAALQCGICTPGYIVATKALLEQNPDPTEQEVRYWLSGNLCRCTGYDKIVRAVLDAAAELKGATP; encoded by the coding sequence ATGGCGAAGCAACATGTCTCCACCACCATCAATGGTGAAGCGATCGAATTTCTCTGTGAGCCGCAGCAGAGCCTGCTGGAGGTGCTGCGCGACGAGCTGGGGTTGACCGGCACCAAGGAGGGTTGTGCGACCGGCGACTGTGGCGCCTGCTCGGTGCAGCTCAATGGCCGGCTGATCTGCTCCTGCCTGATGCTGGGCGTCGAGGCCCAGGGACAGCAGATCGGCACCATCGAGGGCATCGCCAAGCCGCATGAGCTGCACCCGATCCAGCAGAAGTTCCTCGAACATGCCGCCCTGCAGTGCGGCATCTGCACGCCCGGCTACATCGTGGCGACCAAGGCATTGCTGGAACAGAACCCCGATCCGACCGAGCAGGAGGTGCGTTACTGGCTCTCCGGCAACCTGTGCCGTTGCACCGGGTATGACAAGATCGTGCGTGCGGTGCTCGATGCCGCCGCGGAACTCAAAGGAGCGACACCATGA
- a CDS encoding xanthine dehydrogenase family protein molybdopterin-binding subunit: protein MSEQSTPKTYRSIGTSPVRPDGIDKVTGRANYGADRHLPGMLHGKTLRSPHAHARIRSIDVSEAEKLPGVMAVVTGADFPHLKSAMEEAGESQIDVWDLARNVMARDKVLYHGHAVAAVAATSDAIAEAALAKIRVDYEVLTPVMDIEAAMADNAPLLHDEMRTQGLPAAADRASNVATVIKLARGDLAAGFAAADVVIEREFSTPTVHQGYIEPHAVVADCRENGQATLWCCTQGPFVVRTLTSKVLNWDVSRIKVIPSEIGGGFGAKTTVYQEPVAIMLSLKSGRPVKMVMNREEVFRATGPTSASRIRIKLGANRAGKIMAAEAELKYEAGAFKGSPVMPGCMCVFVSYEMQSFSITGYDVVVNKPKVAAYRAPGAPMAAFAMESMIDEMAHKLAIDPIQFRLDNAVREGSQAVYGPKFPAIGFEACLKQAESHPHYRAPLGANQGRGVAAGFWFNVGMQSSATVNVQEDGSAIVITASPDIGGSRASMALMASEELGIPYERINALVGDTETAGYCDVTGGSRTTFATGMAVIQASKDVIRQMRERAAKVWNVEIDQVSWVDGAAVPAAEVAAEKDLKPLSFAELARNAAHTGGPIAGRASLMAQGAGAGFGVHLCDVEVDPETGKVDIIRYTVIQDAGKAIHPAYVEGQLQGGAVQGIGWALNEEYVYNAQGVMENPAFLDYRMPVALDLPMIDAVIVEVPNPSHPYGVRGVGETPIVPPLGAVANAVHDATQVRFCHLPLNPPRVLAGLQAAGA, encoded by the coding sequence ATGAGCGAGCAGAGCACTCCCAAGACCTACCGATCGATCGGCACCTCCCCGGTCCGCCCCGATGGCATCGACAAGGTGACCGGGCGCGCCAACTACGGTGCCGACCGCCACCTGCCCGGCATGCTGCATGGCAAGACGCTGCGCAGCCCGCATGCCCATGCGCGCATTCGCTCGATCGATGTCAGCGAGGCCGAAAAGCTGCCGGGCGTCATGGCGGTGGTGACCGGTGCCGACTTCCCCCATCTGAAATCGGCGATGGAAGAGGCCGGCGAGTCGCAGATCGATGTGTGGGATCTGGCCCGCAACGTCATGGCGCGCGACAAGGTGCTCTACCACGGCCATGCGGTGGCCGCGGTGGCGGCCACCTCCGATGCAATCGCCGAGGCGGCACTGGCAAAGATTCGGGTCGACTATGAAGTGCTGACACCGGTGATGGACATCGAGGCCGCCATGGCCGACAACGCACCGTTGCTGCATGATGAGATGCGCACCCAGGGGCTGCCCGCTGCGGCCGATCGCGCCTCCAACGTCGCCACGGTGATCAAGCTGGCGCGTGGCGACCTTGCCGCCGGCTTTGCAGCGGCCGATGTGGTGATCGAGCGTGAATTCTCGACCCCCACCGTCCACCAGGGCTATATCGAGCCCCATGCCGTCGTGGCCGACTGCCGCGAAAATGGTCAGGCCACGCTCTGGTGCTGCACCCAGGGCCCCTTCGTGGTCCGCACGCTGACCAGCAAGGTGCTGAATTGGGATGTCTCCCGCATCAAGGTGATTCCGAGCGAAATCGGCGGCGGCTTCGGTGCCAAGACCACCGTCTATCAGGAGCCGGTCGCGATCATGCTGTCGCTGAAGTCGGGCCGTCCGGTCAAGATGGTGATGAACCGCGAAGAGGTGTTCCGCGCCACCGGTCCCACCTCGGCCAGCCGCATCCGCATCAAGCTTGGCGCCAACCGCGCCGGCAAGATCATGGCCGCCGAGGCCGAGCTGAAGTACGAAGCGGGCGCCTTCAAGGGCTCGCCGGTGATGCCCGGCTGCATGTGCGTGTTCGTCTCCTACGAGATGCAGAGCTTCAGCATCACCGGCTATGACGTGGTGGTCAACAAGCCGAAGGTGGCGGCCTATCGGGCACCGGGAGCGCCGATGGCGGCCTTCGCGATGGAGTCGATGATCGACGAGATGGCGCACAAGTTGGCGATCGATCCGATCCAGTTCCGCCTCGACAACGCCGTGCGTGAGGGGTCGCAGGCGGTCTATGGTCCAAAATTCCCCGCCATCGGCTTTGAAGCCTGCCTCAAGCAGGCCGAGAGCCATCCGCACTACCGCGCACCACTCGGCGCCAACCAGGGACGCGGCGTGGCGGCCGGCTTCTGGTTCAACGTCGGCATGCAGTCGAGCGCGACGGTCAATGTGCAGGAGGATGGCAGCGCGATCGTGATCACCGCCAGCCCCGACATTGGCGGTTCGCGCGCCTCGATGGCACTGATGGCCTCCGAAGAGCTGGGCATTCCTTACGAGCGCATCAATGCCCTGGTCGGCGACACCGAGACCGCCGGCTATTGCGATGTCACCGGCGGCAGCCGCACCACCTTTGCCACCGGCATGGCGGTCATCCAGGCATCAAAAGATGTGATCCGGCAGATGCGTGAGCGCGCGGCCAAGGTCTGGAACGTCGAGATCGATCAGGTGAGTTGGGTCGATGGTGCGGCAGTGCCGGCGGCAGAGGTGGCTGCCGAAAAGGATCTGAAGCCGCTGAGCTTCGCCGAGCTGGCCAGAAATGCGGCCCACACCGGTGGTCCGATTGCCGGACGCGCCTCACTGATGGCACAGGGCGCCGGCGCCGGCTTCGGTGTGCACCTCTGCGATGTCGAAGTCGATCCGGAAACCGGCAAGGTCGACATCATCCGCTACACGGTGATTCAGGATGCCGGCAAGGCGATCCACCCTGCCTATGTCGAAGGGCAGTTGCAGGGCGGCGCCGTGCAGGGCATCGGCTGGGCGCTGAACGAGGAGTATGTCTACAACGCCCAGGGGGTGATGGAAAATCCCGCCTTCCTCGACTACCGGATGCCGGTCGCCCTCGACCTGCCGATGATCGATGCGGTGATCGTCGAGGTGCCGAATCCGTCGCACCCCTATGGCGTGCGCGGTGTCGGCGAGACGCCGATCGTGCCGCCGCTGGGTGCGGTGGCCAACGCGGTGCATGACGCCACCCAGGTGCGCTTCTGCCACCTGCCACTCAATCCGCCACGGGTGCTGGCAGGCTTGCAGGCCGCCGGAGCCTGA
- a CDS encoding DUF2238 domain-containing protein yields the protein MTFLLRHERSLLLLATLLVLLGSGWQPHDRATWWLEVAPVLIALPILLATHHRHPLTPLLYRLLFLHGVILMVGGHYTYARVPLGFWFADWFDLTRNHYDRLGHLAQGFVPALLAREILLRATPLRGAGWIWLLVTAVALAVSALYELLEWAVALISAEAAESFLAMQGDVWDTQWDIFLALIGALLAQWLCGRQHDRELARLRQRSITNPSPQSAPEKH from the coding sequence ATGACCTTTCTGCTCCGACATGAACGCAGCCTGCTGCTGCTCGCCACCCTGCTGGTGCTGCTGGGCTCCGGCTGGCAACCCCATGACCGCGCCACCTGGTGGCTCGAGGTGGCACCGGTGCTGATTGCGCTGCCGATCCTGCTTGCCACCCACCACCGCCACCCCCTGACACCGCTGCTGTATCGGTTGCTGTTTCTGCATGGGGTGATCCTGATGGTCGGTGGCCACTACACCTATGCGCGAGTGCCACTGGGCTTCTGGTTTGCCGACTGGTTCGATCTGACCCGCAACCACTATGACCGCCTCGGCCACCTGGCGCAGGGTTTTGTTCCGGCGTTGCTGGCGCGGGAGATTCTGCTGCGCGCCACCCCGCTGCGTGGTGCCGGCTGGATCTGGCTGCTGGTCACGGCAGTGGCGTTGGCCGTCAGCGCGCTCTATGAACTGCTGGAGTGGGCGGTGGCGCTGATCAGCGCCGAGGCGGCGGAGTCCTTTCTGGCGATGCAGGGTGATGTCTGGGACACCCAGTGGGACATCTTTCTGGCGCTGATCGGCGCCCTGCTGGCGCAGTGGCTGTGTGGCCGGCAGCATGACCGCGAACTGGCGCGGCTGCGGCAGCGGTCAATCACCAATCCGTCACCCCAGTCTGCCCCTGAAAAGCACTGA
- the era gene encoding GTPase Era: MSDHGTTASRCGLVAIVGRPNVGKSTLLNRILGQKLSITSRKPQTTRHRILGIKTDGPVQAIYIDTPGLQQKPTRAINRFMNREARSALLEVDLVLWVLEAGLFTEEDESVLEGLRQGQVPVIAVLNKIDRLSDKGLLLPYLDTLSRRFAFAALLPVSAKQGQQIELLEQTVAERLPLADHLYGDEELTDRSERFLAAELIREKIMRQLGEEIPYQVAVEIERFVVENEIVHINALIYVEREGQKKILIGQGGERLKRIGQEARLDMERLFGNRVMLTTWVKVKRGWSDDERALKSLGYQERE, encoded by the coding sequence ATGAGTGACCACGGCACGACTGCCAGCCGCTGCGGTCTGGTCGCCATCGTCGGCCGGCCCAATGTCGGCAAGTCGACCCTGCTCAACCGCATCCTCGGCCAGAAGCTCAGCATCACCTCACGCAAGCCGCAGACCACGCGTCACCGCATTCTCGGCATCAAGACCGACGGGCCGGTACAGGCCATCTACATCGACACGCCGGGCCTGCAACAGAAGCCGACCCGTGCGATCAACCGCTTCATGAACCGGGAGGCGCGTTCGGCACTGCTCGAGGTCGATCTGGTGCTCTGGGTGCTGGAGGCCGGTCTCTTCACCGAAGAGGATGAGAGCGTGCTCGAAGGGCTCCGGCAGGGCCAGGTGCCGGTCATTGCCGTGCTGAACAAGATCGACCGGCTCTCCGACAAGGGGCTGCTGCTGCCTTATCTCGACACGCTGAGCAGGCGCTTTGCCTTTGCCGCGCTGCTGCCGGTTTCGGCCAAACAGGGGCAGCAGATCGAGCTGCTGGAACAGACAGTGGCCGAGCGACTGCCGCTGGCCGACCACCTCTACGGCGACGAAGAGCTGACCGACCGCAGCGAACGTTTTCTGGCCGCCGAACTGATCCGCGAGAAGATCATGCGTCAACTGGGCGAGGAGATCCCCTACCAGGTGGCAGTCGAGATCGAGCGCTTTGTGGTCGAGAATGAGATCGTCCACATCAATGCGCTGATCTACGTCGAGCGTGAAGGGCAGAAGAAAATTCTGATCGGCCAGGGTGGCGAACGGTTGAAGCGCATTGGCCAGGAGGCGCGGCTCGACATGGAGCGGCTGTTCGGCAACCGGGTGATGCTCACCACCTGGGTCAAGGTCAAACGGGGCTGGTCGGATGACGAGCGGGCCCTGAAGAGTCTGGGGTATCAGGAGCGGGAATGA
- a CDS encoding HAD-IA family hydrolase produces the protein MRTLSTVLFDLDGTLLDTAPDFIVVLRQLMQQRQCQRLLSDKAIRETVSEGSGALITLGFGHAPDAAEFEPLRQQLLDLYQRNGHARTRLFAGLAELLDWFDATGIAWGVVTNKPSHYAVPLMQGLDLLPRCRTLVCPDHVTRRKPDPEPILLACRQLDRPVAHTLYIGDHRRDIEAGRAAGALTMAAAYGYVHPADPAEQWQADHLVRSVDEMASWLRQRLSAD, from the coding sequence ATGCGGACGCTCTCCACGGTGCTGTTCGACCTCGATGGCACCCTGCTCGATACCGCCCCCGACTTCATCGTGGTGCTGCGCCAGTTGATGCAGCAGCGGCAGTGTCAGCGCCTGCTCAGTGACAAGGCGATTCGTGAGACGGTGTCGGAGGGGTCGGGCGCGCTGATCACTCTGGGCTTTGGCCATGCGCCCGATGCAGCCGAGTTCGAGCCGCTGCGCCAGCAGTTGCTCGATCTTTACCAGCGCAACGGCCATGCGCGAACCCGGCTCTTCGCCGGCCTGGCCGAACTGCTCGACTGGTTCGATGCAACGGGCATTGCCTGGGGCGTGGTGACCAACAAGCCGAGTCACTATGCGGTGCCATTGATGCAGGGGCTCGATCTGCTGCCGCGCTGCCGCACTCTGGTCTGCCCTGACCATGTCACGCGACGCAAGCCCGATCCCGAACCGATCCTGCTTGCCTGTCGTCAACTTGACCGCCCGGTGGCGCATACGCTCTACATCGGCGACCACCGCCGCGACATCGAGGCCGGCCGGGCCGCCGGCGCCCTGACGATGGCGGCCGCCTACGGCTACGTGCATCCGGCCGATCCGGCCGAGCAGTGGCAGGCCGACCACCTGGTGCGCAGCGTCGATGAGA